Proteins encoded by one window of Deinococcus sp. KSM4-11:
- a CDS encoding prolyl oligopeptidase family protein, producing MSPDLLNGRYLESPRGDHVDVYTDEHGQQVRVPDPYRWLEDPDSPQTRAWVAAQNAVTDVVLDALPARTRYRERLTELWNYAREGVPWRRGARYFRSFNPGLLNQPLLEVAESPRGPWRTLLDPNTLSEDGTASLLSASVSRDGARVAYGVQQGGSDWITWHVRDVVSGEDDPHAVEWSKFSGATWSPDGLGFYYGAYDAPPEGAALTGANRNYRLMFHAVGTPQAQDQLIIARPDEPDWRFSAGVTEDGEYLLVVVSRGTEPKNLLWVRPLASGGPFTELVPDFRAAYDVVGNDGPTLYVRTDEDAPRGRVLAWNVATGERYEVIPEGQDALEAVHAVPEGLLSLTLRDASHRLTRHDRSGAVIGEVALPGLGSVTELNARQDDPEVFLGFTSFLSPGTAYCLRPDGDLEALSTPTIEFDASAYEVTQEFATSKDGTRIPMFIVARRGLARNGQNATLLYGYGGFTVSLTPSFSVGRLAWLERGGVAVVANLRGGSEYGEDWHLAGTLERKQNVFDDFIACAEHLISTGITSSVHLGIQGGSNGGLLVGAAMTQRPELFGAVIAQVGVMDMLRYQHFTIGWAWASDYGRSDDPEMFRTLLAYSPLHNLREGTAYPATLVTTGDHDDRVVPAHSYKFAAQLQRDQAGTEPVLIRIETRGGHGAGKPTSLVIAEAADIWAFLDARLRTAPTG from the coding sequence GTGAGCCCAGACTTGTTGAATGGCCGGTACCTGGAGTCGCCGCGTGGAGACCACGTGGACGTGTACACCGACGAGCATGGCCAGCAGGTGCGCGTTCCCGATCCGTACCGCTGGCTGGAAGACCCGGATTCGCCCCAGACGCGGGCGTGGGTGGCCGCGCAGAACGCCGTGACGGACGTGGTGCTGGACGCCCTGCCCGCCCGCACCCGGTACCGCGAGCGGCTCACGGAGCTGTGGAATTACGCGCGTGAGGGTGTGCCGTGGCGGCGCGGCGCGCGGTACTTCCGGTCGTTCAACCCTGGCCTGCTGAACCAGCCGCTGCTGGAGGTGGCCGAGAGCCCGCGCGGCCCGTGGCGGACGCTGCTCGACCCGAACACGCTCAGCGAGGATGGGACGGCCTCCCTGCTCAGCGCGTCGGTCAGCCGGGACGGCGCGCGGGTCGCGTACGGCGTGCAGCAGGGCGGCAGCGACTGGATCACGTGGCACGTGCGTGACGTGGTTTCGGGTGAGGACGATCCACACGCGGTGGAGTGGAGCAAGTTCAGCGGCGCGACGTGGTCGCCCGACGGTCTGGGCTTCTATTACGGCGCGTACGATGCCCCGCCGGAGGGTGCGGCCCTGACCGGCGCGAACCGGAATTACCGGCTGATGTTCCACGCGGTCGGCACGCCGCAGGCGCAGGATCAGCTGATCATCGCCCGACCAGACGAACCGGACTGGCGGTTCTCGGCGGGCGTCACCGAGGACGGCGAGTATCTGCTTGTCGTCGTGTCGCGCGGCACCGAGCCGAAGAACCTGCTGTGGGTGCGGCCTTTGGCCTCGGGCGGGCCGTTCACGGAACTCGTGCCGGACTTCCGCGCGGCATACGACGTGGTCGGGAACGACGGCCCCACGCTGTATGTCCGCACCGACGAGGACGCCCCGCGTGGCCGGGTGCTCGCATGGAATGTGGCCACGGGCGAGCGGTACGAGGTGATCCCCGAGGGACAGGACGCGCTGGAGGCTGTTCACGCTGTGCCGGAGGGCCTGCTGTCCCTGACCCTGCGGGATGCCAGTCACCGGCTCACGCGGCACGACCGCTCGGGGGCCGTGATCGGCGAGGTCGCGTTGCCGGGCCTGGGGAGCGTCACCGAACTGAACGCGCGGCAGGACGACCCGGAGGTGTTCCTGGGATTCACGTCCTTCCTGAGTCCCGGCACGGCCTACTGCCTGCGGCCAGACGGTGACCTGGAGGCCCTTTCGACGCCCACCATCGAATTCGACGCGTCGGCCTACGAGGTCACGCAGGAGTTCGCGACCAGCAAGGACGGCACCCGCATCCCCATGTTCATTGTGGCGCGGCGCGGCCTGGCGCGGAACGGCCAGAACGCCACGCTGCTGTACGGGTATGGGGGCTTCACCGTCAGCCTCACGCCGTCGTTCAGCGTGGGGCGGCTGGCGTGGCTGGAACGCGGCGGCGTGGCGGTCGTGGCGAACCTGCGCGGCGGCAGCGAGTACGGTGAGGACTGGCATCTGGCGGGCACCCTCGAGCGCAAGCAGAATGTGTTCGACGACTTCATCGCGTGCGCCGAGCACCTGATCAGCACCGGCATCACGTCCAGCGTACACCTGGGCATCCAGGGCGGCAGCAACGGGGGCCTGCTGGTCGGCGCGGCCATGACGCAGCGCCCGGAGCTGTTCGGCGCAGTGATCGCGCAGGTCGGCGTGATGGACATGCTGCGCTACCAGCACTTCACGATCGGCTGGGCGTGGGCCAGCGACTACGGCCGCAGCGACGACCCGGAGATGTTCCGCACGCTGCTGGCGTACTCGCCCCTGCATAACCTGAGAGAGGGCACGGCCTACCCGGCCACCCTGGTCACGACTGGCGACCACGACGACCGTGTGGTACCCGCCCACTCTTACAAGTTCGCCGCGCAGCTACAGCGTGACCAGGCGGGAACCGAGCCGGTGCTGATCCGCATCGAGACGCGTGGCGGCCACGGAGCGGGCAAACCAACCTCGCTGGTGATCGCGGAGGCGGCCGATATCTGGGCCTTCCTCGACGCCCGGCTGCGGACCGCGCCCACTGGTTGA
- a CDS encoding N-acetyltransferase, whose translation MMSAPRLTLRPGEPGDLPFVLALAPRLVASAPPWRDRQVMLAEYDTLFTRALTDPEPGSAVLIASADGLPAGFTLLYWHPEDHGVFVKDLAVTEESEGTGVGRFLLDAVKRWGRHQGAAEIMLKTSWFNGRAREFYAAQGFSEDHVTLVLRLDP comes from the coding sequence ATGATGTCCGCTCCGCGCCTCACGCTGCGGCCCGGCGAGCCCGGCGATCTGCCCTTTGTGCTGGCGCTCGCGCCCCGACTGGTGGCCAGCGCGCCGCCGTGGCGGGATCGGCAGGTCATGCTGGCCGAGTACGACACCCTGTTCACCCGGGCACTGACCGATCCGGAACCCGGCAGCGCCGTCCTGATCGCCAGCGCCGACGGCCTGCCGGCAGGCTTCACGCTGCTCTACTGGCATCCCGAGGATCACGGCGTGTTCGTGAAGGATCTGGCCGTGACGGAGGAATCCGAGGGAACCGGCGTGGGCCGCTTTCTGCTGGACGCCGTCAAGCGCTGGGGCCGGCACCAGGGCGCCGCCGAGATCATGCTCAAGACGTCATGGTTCAACGGGCGAGCCCGCGAGTTCTACGCCGCGCAGGGCTTCAGCGAGGATCACGTGACGCTGGTGCTGCGGCTCGACCCGTAG
- a CDS encoding DinB family protein, with protein MTGSVPRFPIGSIQPLPTHDRPALRAVAARMTTATAEWQALLAPLDASALARRSRPGAWTVAQLAHHTADAHLHGLNRLRYALTTPHYVIQPFDQDAWLTLPDAGLPVTVALGLLDAVTAHWIALLEGVEVAALDATVTHPDEGPQELWQLIAKHDWHLRHHLAQVRQALE; from the coding sequence ATGACCGGCTCCGTGCCCAGGTTCCCGATCGGCTCCATCCAGCCGCTTCCCACCCACGACCGCCCGGCGCTGCGGGCGGTGGCGGCCCGCATGACCACCGCCACGGCGGAGTGGCAGGCCCTGCTGGCCCCGCTGGACGCGTCGGCCCTGGCCCGCCGCTCCCGCCCGGGGGCGTGGACCGTGGCGCAGCTGGCCCACCACACGGCCGACGCGCACCTGCACGGCCTGAACCGCCTGCGTTACGCCCTGACCACCCCCCACTACGTGATCCAGCCCTTCGACCAGGACGCCTGGCTCACTCTGCCGGACGCCGGCCTGCCGGTGACCGTCGCCCTGGGACTGCTGGACGCCGTGACTGCCCACTGGATCGCCTTGCTGGAGGGCGTGGAGGTGGCCGCCCTCGACGCGACTGTCACCCATCCGGACGAGGGGCCGCAGGAGCTGTGGCAGCTGATCGCCAAGCACGACTGGCATCTGCGGCACCACCTGGCGCAGGTGCGGCAGGCGCTGGAGTAG
- a CDS encoding malate dehydrogenase, producing the protein MTMKPPVRVAVTGAAGQIGYSLLFRIASGDMLGKDQPVILHLLEITPALKALNGVVMELRDCAFPLLADVVTSDDPMVAFKDVDYALLVGAMPRKAGMERGDLLGANGGIFKPQGEALNAVASRDVKVLVVGNPANTNALIAQQNAPDLDPKQFTAMVRLDHNRAISQLAEKTGKPVSSIRNITIWGNHSSTQYPDLSQATVDGQPALELVDQDWYENTYISTVAKRGAAIIEARGSSSAASAASAAIDHMRDWALGTPEGEWVSMGIPSDGSYGVPEGLIYGFPVTTKDGQYTVVQNLPVSDFSRGKMGATAQELTEERDEVRKLGLVK; encoded by the coding sequence ATGACCATGAAACCACCCGTCCGTGTGGCCGTGACCGGCGCTGCCGGCCAGATCGGTTACAGCCTGCTGTTCCGTATCGCGTCCGGCGACATGCTCGGCAAGGATCAGCCCGTGATCCTGCACCTGCTGGAGATCACGCCGGCCCTCAAGGCGCTCAACGGCGTGGTGATGGAACTCCGTGACTGCGCGTTCCCGCTGCTGGCGGACGTGGTCACGAGTGATGACCCGATGGTGGCCTTCAAGGACGTGGATTACGCCCTGCTGGTCGGGGCGATGCCGCGCAAGGCGGGGATGGAGCGCGGAGACCTGCTGGGCGCGAACGGCGGGATCTTCAAGCCGCAGGGCGAGGCGCTGAACGCTGTGGCGAGCCGGGACGTGAAGGTGCTGGTGGTGGGGAATCCCGCGAACACGAACGCGCTGATCGCCCAGCAGAACGCGCCGGATCTCGATCCGAAGCAGTTCACGGCGATGGTGCGCCTGGATCACAACCGCGCGATCTCGCAGCTGGCCGAGAAGACCGGGAAGCCTGTGAGCAGCATCCGGAACATCACCATCTGGGGGAACCACTCCAGCACGCAGTACCCGGACCTGAGTCAGGCGACCGTGGATGGCCAGCCGGCGCTAGAACTGGTGGATCAGGACTGGTACGAGAACACGTACATCTCGACGGTGGCGAAGCGCGGCGCGGCGATCATCGAGGCGCGCGGCTCCAGTTCGGCGGCGAGTGCGGCGAGCGCGGCCATCGATCACATGCGCGACTGGGCGCTGGGCACGCCGGAGGGCGAGTGGGTCAGCATGGGTATCCCCAGTGACGGCAGTTACGGCGTGCCGGAGGGCCTGATCTACGGCTTCCCCGTGACCACCAAGGATGGCCAGTACACCGTGGTGCAGAATCTGCCGGTGTCGGATTTCAGCCGGGGTAAGATGGGCGCGACCGCGCAGGAACTCACCGAGGAGCGCGACGAGGTTCGCAAGCTCGGTCTGGTGAAGTAA
- a CDS encoding enoyl-CoA hydratase/isomerase family protein, with protein sequence MTAHLTADGAHPGLQLTLHDEGILEIVIRSDRTLNSVNAEAHRALTRVWRDIDDTPGIRCVLIRGEGRGFSSGGDFTLIEEMASDFSALARVWKEARDLVYNVVNCGKPIVSAIHGPCVGAGLAVALLADVSIAARSARLLDGHVRLGVAAGDHAAIIWPLLCGLNRAKYHLLTGEPVSGEEAERIGLVSLCVPDGELLDRAWTVARRLAQGSPTAIRWTKYALNNWLRQAGPIFDASLALEFLGFTGPDVREGLASLREKREPTFQEDAPI encoded by the coding sequence ATGACCGCACACCTCACCGCCGACGGCGCGCACCCCGGCCTTCAGCTCACGCTGCACGACGAGGGCATCCTGGAGATCGTCATTCGCAGCGACCGAACGCTGAACTCCGTGAACGCCGAGGCCCACCGTGCCCTGACCCGAGTGTGGCGTGACATTGACGACACGCCCGGCATCCGCTGCGTCCTGATCCGGGGTGAGGGACGCGGCTTCTCGTCCGGCGGGGACTTCACGCTGATCGAGGAGATGGCCAGCGACTTCAGCGCCCTCGCCCGCGTGTGGAAGGAAGCGCGCGACCTCGTGTACAACGTCGTGAACTGCGGCAAACCCATCGTCAGCGCCATCCACGGCCCCTGCGTCGGCGCGGGCCTGGCCGTCGCCCTGCTCGCGGACGTGAGCATCGCCGCCCGCAGCGCCCGCCTGCTTGACGGGCATGTCCGGCTGGGTGTCGCGGCGGGCGACCACGCCGCCATCATCTGGCCTCTGCTGTGCGGTCTGAACAGGGCCAAGTACCACCTGCTGACCGGCGAACCGGTTTCTGGCGAAGAAGCCGAACGCATCGGCCTCGTCAGCCTGTGCGTGCCCGACGGGGAACTGCTCGACCGGGCCTGGACGGTCGCCCGCAGGCTCGCCCAGGGCAGCCCCACCGCTATCCGCTGGACGAAATATGCCCTGAACAACTGGCTGCGGCAGGCCGGGCCGATTTTCGACGCGTCCCTGGCGCTGGAATTCCTGGGCTTCACCGGCCCTGACGTGAGAGAAGGACTTGCCAGCCTGCGCGAGAAGCGCGAGCCGACGTTCCAGGAAGACGCGCCGATCTGA
- a CDS encoding MFS transporter produces MTAEAREPSGWLLAALGTLVFLNVYAPQSLLPVLAREFHAGAAQVGVVVGATMLAMALASPLVGVLADALGRRRTVLWAFALLTIPAVLAALSPSLPMLNAARFIQGLLIPGVMVALTSYIGEEIPAAVRARALTMYVTGTVLGGFLGRFLAGLIAARFGWHAAFWGLAACAVIGFLLARTGLPPERAFRPSRDPRAVLSGLVTHLHTPALLATCAVGFLILFTLVGTFNTLTLRLAAAPYSLNSAQTGSIFAVYLLGVVITPVAGPLLATRGPRFALLTAVGSSVVGLLLTLTSPLPLIVAGVAASACGVFLAQSAALAAVQRAVTQARSLASGLYHLSYYGGAAVASVVAGHAFEAGGWKGVVPLVVGSMALAGVVGVVGWKRP; encoded by the coding sequence TTGACGGCTGAAGCCCGTGAACCGTCCGGATGGCTGCTGGCGGCACTGGGCACCCTGGTCTTCCTGAACGTGTACGCTCCGCAGAGCCTGCTGCCCGTGCTGGCCCGCGAATTCCATGCAGGCGCGGCCCAGGTGGGCGTGGTGGTGGGGGCCACCATGCTTGCCATGGCCCTGGCCTCGCCCCTGGTCGGCGTGCTGGCCGACGCGCTGGGCCGCCGCCGCACGGTGCTGTGGGCCTTCGCGCTTCTGACCATTCCGGCCGTCCTGGCGGCCCTGTCGCCCAGTCTGCCGATGTTGAACGCTGCCCGGTTCATTCAGGGCCTGCTGATTCCCGGCGTGATGGTCGCCCTGACCTCGTACATCGGCGAGGAGATTCCGGCCGCCGTGCGTGCGCGTGCCCTGACCATGTACGTGACCGGCACCGTGCTGGGCGGGTTCCTGGGCCGCTTCCTGGCTGGCCTGATCGCCGCCCGTTTCGGCTGGCATGCGGCCTTCTGGGGTCTGGCCGCGTGCGCGGTGATCGGCTTTCTGCTCGCCCGCACGGGCCTGCCCCCGGAGCGCGCCTTCCGGCCCAGCCGCGACCCGCGGGCCGTCCTCAGCGGCCTCGTGACCCATCTGCACACGCCCGCGCTGCTGGCTACCTGCGCGGTCGGATTCCTGATCCTGTTCACCCTGGTCGGCACCTTCAACACCCTCACCCTGCGGCTCGCCGCCGCGCCGTACAGCCTGAATTCCGCGCAGACGGGCAGTATCTTCGCCGTGTACCTGCTCGGCGTGGTCATCACACCCGTCGCCGGGCCGCTGCTCGCCACGCGCGGCCCCCGCTTCGCGCTGCTGACCGCCGTCGGCTCCAGCGTCGTGGGCCTGCTCCTCACACTCACCAGTCCCCTCCCGCTGATCGTCGCGGGCGTCGCCGCTAGCGCGTGCGGCGTGTTCCTGGCGCAGTCCGCTGCGCTGGCCGCCGTGCAGCGCGCCGTCACGCAGGCCCGCAGCCTCGCGTCGGGCCTGTATCACCTCTCGTACTACGGTGGGGCGGCCGTCGCCAGCGTGGTCGCCGGGCACGCCTTCGAGGCGGGCGGCTGGAAGGGCGTCGTGCCCCTCGTCGTGGGCAGCATGGCCCTGGCCGGCGTCGTGGGCGTTGTCGGCTGGAAACGGCCCTGA
- a CDS encoding YdcF family protein, whose product MRARGSTLTLLPLAVVALLAAGFLALPNLRVPNARTPHATLLVLGAAQYAGRPSPAFQRRLDHALGLYEHGGVLKIVVTGGRRQGDPYTEGGVGITYLSKHGVPQTALVAETRSRTTIENLRNARVGLAPGTPVTLVTDEAHAPRALALARALGMDANVSASPLGAGTSRTYLLREKLAMLGYALIGLRL is encoded by the coding sequence GTGCGCGCGCGCGGTTCCACCCTGACCCTGTTGCCCCTGGCCGTCGTGGCCCTGCTGGCGGCCGGCTTCCTGGCGCTCCCGAACCTGCGCGTGCCGAACGCCCGCACCCCCCACGCCACGCTGCTGGTGCTGGGCGCGGCGCAGTACGCCGGGCGGCCCAGCCCCGCCTTCCAGCGCCGACTGGATCATGCGCTGGGTCTGTACGAACACGGCGGGGTGCTGAAGATCGTGGTCACCGGGGGGCGCCGCCAGGGGGATCCCTATACCGAGGGCGGGGTGGGGATCACATACCTGAGCAAACACGGTGTTCCACAGACCGCCCTGGTGGCCGAGACGCGCAGCCGCACAACCATCGAGAACCTGCGCAACGCCCGCGTGGGCTTGGCCCCCGGTACGCCCGTCACGCTGGTCACCGACGAGGCACACGCGCCGCGCGCCCTGGCGCTGGCACGCGCGCTGGGCATGGACGCCAACGTGAGCGCCAGTCCGCTCGGCGCGGGCACCAGCCGCACCTACCTGCTGCGCGAGAAGCTGGCCATGCTCGGCTACGCCCTGATCGGCCTGCGCCTGTAA
- a CDS encoding argininosuccinate lyase, translating to MTFHPAYRTAALDPDYAFARAHLLPLFLEALSAHALDLRRSGTPHADEAVTTLRALRSFQPGEVDPAIPDLFFTLDREIARLSPEGAGALRTALSRNDLDMTVYRLAARAELMTAMQTVLRLRGTLLSLAERERATVMVAFTHHQPAQPTTLGHYLAAAENVLARDSARLQDALGRLNRSPLGAVALAGSSHPLNREYAAALLGFDGPVENTFDAVASGDWQVEIAGAVSTCAVNLSRVVYDLLDWAARGLITLEDGLVQGSSVMPQKRNPVTLEHTRTRLSRTLGAAQTLVYASHNIPFGDVNDVGTDVQEPLWTLWRTFGQALELLDASISGLNVNRDAWRILADHSESTLTELADVLARRSGDFREAHRLAKALLASVHAQGRALHLATDTDLRALAPELDIPDGLVADALDTAAFVTRRTTLGGPAPEAMAAHLTMAARRLDTDHARLAQRAQQFADARLALWIGDPAQ from the coding sequence ATGACCTTTCATCCCGCGTACCGGACGGCGGCGCTCGACCCGGATTACGCCTTTGCGCGTGCCCACCTGCTGCCCCTGTTCCTGGAAGCCCTGAGTGCCCACGCCCTCGATCTGCGTCGCAGCGGCACCCCGCACGCGGATGAGGCCGTGACGACCCTGCGCGCGCTGCGTTCCTTCCAGCCGGGCGAGGTCGACCCGGCCATTCCCGACCTGTTCTTCACGCTCGACCGGGAAATCGCGCGCCTGAGTCCGGAGGGCGCGGGGGCGCTGCGCACCGCCCTGTCGCGCAACGACCTGGACATGACCGTGTACCGCCTCGCGGCGCGGGCCGAGCTGATGACCGCCATGCAGACCGTGCTGCGGCTCCGGGGCACGCTCCTGAGCCTCGCGGAGCGAGAACGGGCGACGGTCATGGTCGCCTTCACCCACCACCAGCCCGCCCAGCCGACCACCCTCGGCCACTACCTGGCGGCCGCCGAGAACGTCCTGGCGCGCGACAGCGCCCGGCTCCAGGATGCGCTGGGCCGCCTGAACCGCAGTCCGCTGGGGGCCGTGGCCCTGGCGGGCAGCAGCCACCCGCTGAACCGGGAGTACGCAGCCGCGCTGCTGGGTTTCGACGGCCCGGTCGAGAACACCTTCGACGCGGTCGCCAGCGGCGACTGGCAGGTCGAGATCGCGGGCGCCGTCAGCACCTGCGCGGTGAACCTGTCGCGGGTGGTGTACGACCTGCTGGATTGGGCCGCGCGGGGCCTCATCACCCTGGAAGACGGTCTGGTGCAGGGCTCGAGCGTCATGCCCCAGAAACGCAACCCGGTCACGCTGGAGCACACCCGCACCCGCCTGAGCCGCACGCTGGGGGCGGCACAGACGCTGGTGTATGCGAGCCACAACATTCCCTTCGGAGACGTGAACGACGTGGGCACCGACGTCCAGGAACCGCTGTGGACGCTGTGGCGCACCTTCGGGCAGGCCCTGGAACTGCTGGACGCGTCCATCAGCGGCCTGAACGTGAACCGGGACGCGTGGCGCATCCTGGCCGACCACAGCGAAAGCACCCTGACCGAGCTGGCCGACGTGCTCGCCCGCCGCAGCGGTGACTTCCGCGAGGCCCACCGGCTGGCGAAGGCGCTGCTGGCCAGCGTACACGCGCAGGGCCGCGCGCTCCACCTGGCGACCGACACCGACCTGCGCGCCCTGGCCCCGGAGCTGGACATTCCAGATGGGCTGGTGGCGGACGCGCTGGACACCGCCGCCTTCGTGACCCGCCGCACCACCCTGGGCGGGCCGGCCCCGGAAGCGATGGCCGCGCACCTGACCATGGCGGCCCGACGGCTGGACACCGATCACGCACGCCTGGCCCAGCGGGCACAGCAGTTCGCGGACGCCCGGCTGGCCCTCTGGATCGGAGACCCGGCGCAGTAA
- a CDS encoding response regulator, whose amino-acid sequence MTGSQPRRPAVLIVDDSPGVLTAMEKLLSPHLPVQVADSATAALRAVTAETGLVLADIRMPGMDGLELARVLRQGHPALPVVLMTGVVEDGLRGRARELGALDVLRKPLRSEALLPALQEWMAGQHPELDLSVPMPSPTTVDAAERPILASAAQRGLAPDPGLAAQALLRPVTLLPGVISAAMFSEDGTLLGVQGDLHAKVGVYLRFLATTAQTLGAHLDAQGTARASQLEFGDRVLVACFRPGEMLAVVVRDTPAASSVKGWVRQRWADSAPSTLLH is encoded by the coding sequence ATGACTGGCTCCCAGCCCCGGCGACCCGCCGTCCTGATCGTGGACGACAGCCCCGGTGTGCTGACGGCCATGGAGAAACTGCTCTCCCCGCACCTGCCTGTGCAGGTGGCCGACAGCGCCACCGCCGCGCTGCGCGCCGTCACGGCCGAGACGGGCCTGGTGCTGGCGGACATCCGCATGCCCGGCATGGACGGTCTGGAACTCGCGCGCGTCCTGCGTCAGGGCCACCCGGCCCTCCCGGTCGTGTTGATGACCGGCGTGGTCGAGGATGGCCTGCGCGGCCGCGCCCGCGAACTCGGCGCGCTGGATGTGCTGCGCAAACCCCTGCGTTCCGAGGCGCTGCTGCCCGCCCTGCAGGAATGGATGGCCGGACAGCACCCGGAGCTGGACCTGTCCGTGCCCATGCCCTCCCCGACCACCGTGGATGCAGCGGAACGGCCCATCCTGGCTTCGGCCGCGCAGCGCGGGCTGGCGCCCGATCCCGGTCTGGCCGCCCAGGCCCTGCTGCGGCCGGTGACGCTGCTGCCCGGCGTGATCAGCGCCGCCATGTTCAGCGAGGACGGCACCCTGCTGGGCGTGCAGGGAGACCTGCACGCCAAGGTGGGCGTGTACCTGCGGTTTCTGGCGACCACCGCGCAGACCCTCGGCGCGCACCTGGACGCCCAGGGCACGGCGCGGGCCTCGCAGCTGGAGTTCGGTGACCGCGTGCTGGTCGCGTGTTTCCGCCCGGGCGAGATGCTGGCCGTGGTGGTGCGCGACACGCCCGCCGCGAGCAGCGTGAAGGGCTGGGTGAGGCAGCGCTGGGCCGACTCGGCACCGAGCACGCTTCTCCACTGA